AAACTTTGCCTTGCCCATCGGGCCTCTCCTTCATTCAAACTGTTGGCCGGAACTCCGGCCGGATTTCTTTAAGAACCAGAAACTTCCGAGATGATCTTCTGAGCTTCCGCACGCGGAACCTCATCATAGTGCGCGAAGAGCATCGTGAACTGTGCCCGGCCCTGGGACATGCCGCGCAGGTCGGACACGTAACCGAACATATTCACCAGCGGCACGAACGCCTTGATCGCCACGGCATTGCCGCGCGGCTCCGAGCCCTGGATCTGGCCACGGCGGGAGTTCAGGTCGCCGATGACGTCGCCCATATAGTCTTCCGGCGTCACGACTTCCACGTTCATGATCGGCTCCATCAGGCGCGGATCGCCCTGGCTCTTCAGCTCGCGGAACGCGCCGCGGGAGGCGATTTCGAACGCCAGCACGGACGAGTCGACATCGTGGAAGGCACCGTCGACCAGCTTGGCCTTGAAGTCCGTGACCGGGTAGCCGGCCAGCAGGCCGTTTTCCTTGGCCATTTCGAGGCCCTTCTCGACACCCGGAATGTATTCCTTCGGAACAGACCCGCCGACGATCGTGCTTTCGAACACGAAGCCGGAGCCTGCTTCAAGCGGCTCGAACTGCAGCTTGACGCGCGCGAACTGGCCGGTACCGCCGGACTGTTTCTTGTGCGTGAAGTCGATTTCTGCCGCGCGGCCGAGCTTTTCGCGGTAAGCCACCTGCGGCTGACCGATATTGGCCTCAACCTTGAATTCGCGCTTCAGACGGTCGATCAGGATGTCGAGGTGAAGCTCGCCCATGCCTTTCATGATCGTCTGGCCGGACTCGTGATCGGTCTCGACACGGAAGGACGGATCTTCGGCAGCAAGACGCTGCAGACCAACCGACATCTTCTCCTGGTCAGCCTTCGACTTCGGCTCAACGGCGATCTCGATCACCGGATCCGGGAAGGTCATGGTTTCGAGCACGACCGGCTTGTTCGGATCACACACCGTGTCACCCGTGGTCGTTTCCTTCAGGCCGGCGAGCGCCACGATGTCGCCTGCATAGGCTTCCGTGATCTCGTCCTGCTTGTTGGAGTGCATCATCACCATACGGCCAACGCGTTCACGCTTGCCCTTGGTCGAGTTCATGAAGCTGTCGCCCTTCGACAGCGTACCGGAATAGATCCGCGTAAAGGTCAGCGTGCCCATGTACGGGTCGTTCATGATCTTGAACGCAAGACCGGAGAACGGCTGCGAATCGTCAGCTTTACGCTCGATGTTACGGACTTCTTCCTCATCGCCCGGCATGAAGCCCATGTACGGCGGCACATCCAGCGGACCCGGCAGGAAGTCGATCACAGCGTTCAGCATCGGCTGCACGCCCTTGTTCTTGAACGCCGATCCGGCCAGCACAGGCACGAATGACAGCGAAAGCGTCCCCTTCCGGATCAGCTCACGCAGCTTTGCCTCATCCGGCTCGTTGCCTTCGAGATAGGCTTCCATGGCATCGTCGTCCATCTCGACCGCAGTCTCAATGAGCGTGGAACGCCATTCCTCAGCCAGGTCTTTCAGGCTGTCGCGGATTTCGCGGACTTCCCAGCTGGCGCCGAGATCTTCACCGGCCCAGACCCATTCTTTCATGGTGATCAGGTCGACATGGCCTTCGAGTTCAGTCTCAGAACCGATCGGCAACTGGATCGGCGCAGGCGTCGCGCCCGTGCGTTCCTTGATCATCTTCACGCAGTTGAAGAAGTCAGCGCCGATCTTGTCCATCTTGTTGACGAACACGATGCGCGGAACCTTGTAGCGGTCGGCCTGACGCCAGACCGTTTCGGTCTGCGGCTCAACACCGGCGTTTGCGTCCAGCACGCAGACAGCGCCGTCGAGCACGGCCAGCGAACGCTCAACCTCAATGGTGAAGTCAACGTGTCCGGGTGTGTCGATGATGTTGAAGCGGAATTTCGCTTCGTCTGGCGTATCGCCATAGATGCCGGTCGGGGTCTCGCCGTCTTCGGTCCGGAACCAGAACGTCGTCGTGGCGGCGGAGGTGATCGTGATACCACGCTCCTGCTCCTGCTCCATCCAGTCCATCGTGGCCGCGCCATCGTGAACTTCGCCGATCTTGTGCGACTTACCGGTGTAGTAAAGGATCCGCTCGGTGGTCGTGGTCTTGCCGGCATCAATATGGGCCATGATGCCGAAGTTACGGTAGCGATCCAGCTGGAATTCGCGGGCCATGTTGGTCAACCTTCGTGTCTGCTTTCCGGGAGGAAAATGGTGCGATCTGCGGGCGCGTTACCCGCGACCGCCCCAAAATTCCAGTGCTGATTACCAGCGGTAGTGTGAGAACGCCTTGTTGGCGTCGGCCATGCGGTGCGTATCTTCCCGCTTCTTCACGGCGTTGCCGCGGCCTTGGCTCGCATCCATCAGTTCACCTGCGAGGCGCTCACGCATGGTGTTCTCGTTGCGGCCGGCAGCGGCAGCAGCGAGCCAGCGGATCGCCAGGGCCTGACGGCGTTCTGTACGAACTTCGACCGGAACCTGATAGGTGGCACCACCCACGCGGCGCGAACGGACTTCAACCGCCGGCGCAACTGATTCCAGTGCGTTGTGGAACACTTCCACAGGATCTTTCTTGGCGCGGGATTCGACCAGATCGAAGGCACCATAGACGATGCGTTCGGCGACGGACTTTTTGCCATCGCGCATGATCTGATTCATGAACTTGGTGACGATGATGTCCTTGAATTTCGGATCCGGAAGGACTTCGCGTTTCTCGGCGCGGTGACGACGGGACATGAGCTGACCTCTTACTTCGGCTTCTTGGCGCCGTAATGCGAGCGGCGTTGCTTACGGTTTTTGACGGGTTGGGTGTCGAGTGCACCACGAACAATGTGGTAGCGAACACCTGGAAGGTCTTTCACACGGCCACCGCGGATCAGGACCACAGAGTGCTCCTGCAGATTGTGACCTTCACCCGGGATGTAGCAGAGCGATTCAAACCCCGATGTCAGGCGCACTTTGGCCACTTTCCGGAGAGCCGAGTTCGGCTTCTTCGGCGTCGTGGTATAAACACGGGTGCAAACGCCGCGGCGCTGCGGGCAGGCCTTGAGGGCCGGGGTTTTGGTCCGCGAGCGCTTAGGCGAACGCGGCGAACGAATGAGCTGCTGGATCGTGGGCATTCGGGCCTTCTGTCTCTTTAACTCTGGCCCGATGGGCCGCTAACGTAATGATGCCCCGAATGCCCCCAAAGGGCTTCCGGGACGGGGCGAAAACTTGGGGGTCAGATTGGCCGGATCAGTTCAGATCCGGTGCGGCGAAAGGACTTTCATCCCGGGGCCTCTCTGACAATGCGTGGCGTGTAAGCCTACCGGACGCCTGCGTCAAGGGTCGGAAGCTGTCCCGGAACAGCTAGTTTTCCGTTACGGGACGCTGGTTCTGCCGCTTCAGGCATCGCTCCCGCTCCGGCGAGACCTGACCTGCCTCCCCTGCCGGGGCCGCGCTCAGGATTTCCTCGCACCGCGTAATCGCCCAGCTGTCGAGCGAAAGCCAGGCAATCAGGCCGAGCGCGAGCGCCGCACAGGCCCCGCCAATCAGGTCCGAACGCTCAAACCGCATCGGGCAAATGCCTCCTCCAAAAGCAGAAAAGCCTGCCGAAGCTGGCAGGCTTTTCCATTTGGTTCAAGGGCTTGCGCCCGGATCTTCGAGCCTATTCCTCGACCGGGGCCTTGTCCGGTGCCGGCAGGCTGGTGAGCGTCGCGGCCTCTTCCGCTGCCTTCTGGACAGCAGCCGCACGCTTTGCCTTCAGCTTCTGGTCGCGGTCGGCGGCCACGCGGCGGTACGAGCGGATGCCCGAACCGGTCCCCGCAGGGATCAGGCGGCCAACAATGACGTTCTCCTTGAGGCCTTCCAACGTGTCCACCTTGCCCTGGATAGCGGCTTCGGTGAGGACGCGGGTCGTCTCCTGGAAGGAGGCAGCCGAGATGAAGGACCGGGTCTGCAGCGACGCCTTGGTGATACCAAGCAGAAGCGGCATGCCCTTGGCTTCCTGCTGGTCCTTCTTGCGGGACTTGCGGACAGCTTCATTGGCTTCGTCGAACTCGATGAGATCGACGTGTTCGCCCGTGATGAGGCCGGTGTCGCCCGGATCGGTCACCTCGATCTTCTGCAGCATCTGGCGAACGATCACCTCGATGTGCTTGTCGTTGATCGGCACGCCCTGCAGACGGTAGACCTTCTGCACCTCATCGATGAGGTAATTGGCGAGGGCCTCCACGCCGAGCGTCGACAGGATGTCCTGCGGCGCCGGGTTACCGTCCATCAGATATTCACCACGCTTGATGAAGTCGCCATCCTGGACGGCCAGGTGCTTGCCTTTCGGGACCAGGTAGTCGACCTGCTCTCCACCTTCCTCCATCGGAACGATCGAGACGCGACGCTTGTTCTTGTAGTCGCGGCCGTAGAGGACTTTGCCGTCCACTTCGGCGATGATCGCGTGATCCTTCGGACGGCGCGCTTCGAAGAGTTCGGCAACACGCGGCAGACCACCGGTGATGTCCTTCGTCTTCGCACCACCCGTCGTGACACGAGCAAGCGTATCGCCCGCCTCGATCATGTCGCCATCGACAACCGACAGGATTGCGCCCACGGAGAGGAGGTAAACCGCGTCGGAACCGTTCGGCAGTTTGACGGGGTTGCCGTCCTTGCCGACGATCTGCACCGACGGCTTGATGTCTGCCGACTTGGTGGCCGAGCGCCAGTCGATGATGACGCGCGAGGAGATCCCCGTCGCTTCGTCTGTCTCTTCGCGCACCGACACGCCGTCGATCACGTCAACGAGTTTCACTTCGCCTTTGACTTCCGACACGATCGGCTGGGCAAACGGATCCCAGTCAGCCAGCAACGTGCCCGGCGTAACCTTCTCGGCATCCTTGATCATCAGGCGCGTACCGTACGCCGGACGGAAGGACTGGCGGGTCCGGCCTTCGGCATCGACGATTTCCACCTGCATGCGGCGGCCCACGACGACGATCGTCTTGTCCTTGCGGGTAACGAATTCGCCATCCTTGAACCGGACCGTGCCTTCGAAGCTGGCTTCGACGGACGACTGGTCGGCCACCTGCGCAGCACCACCGATGTGGAACGTCCGCATGGTGAGCTGGGTTCCCGGCTCGCCGATGGACTGGGCGGCAATAACGCCGACCGCTTCGCCGCGGTTGACCGGCGTACCGCGCGCGAGGTCGCGGCCGTAGCACTGGGCACAGATGCCGTTCTTGGTTTCGCACGTCAGCGGCGAACGGACCTTGATCACATCGACACCGGCCTTCTCGATCGCGTCGGCCAGCTCTTCATCGATATAGGTGTTCGCCACGGCAACCAGGTTGCCATCAACGCCCTTCACATCCTCACCCGTGACACGGCCCAGGATACGCTCGCTGATCGACACGACAACGTCGGCGCCTTCCATAACGGCGGAGACCTCGATGCCCTTCTCGGTGCCGCAATCATCTTCGTTGATGATGCAGTCCTGAGCGACGTCAACAAGGCGGCGGGTCAGGTAACCCGAGTTCGCCGTCTTCAGAGCCGTATCGGCCAGACCCTTACGGGCACCGTGCGTCGAGTTGAAGTACTCAAGAACGGTGAGGCCTTCCTTGAAGTTCGAGATGATCGGCGTCTCGATGATTTCACCCGACGGCTTGGCCATCAGGCCACGCATACCGGCGAGCTGTTTCATCTGGTTCTTCGAACCACGTGCACCGGAGTCGGCCATCATGAAGATCGAGTTGACCTGGGCCTTACGAACGCCCTTGGCGACCTGGTTCTTCGAGGCCGAGTCCATCATGGCGTCAGCAACCTTGTCGGTACAGCTCGACCAGGCATCAACCACCTTGTTGTATTTCTCACCGCGCGTGATGAGGCCGTCTGCATACTGACGCTCATACTCGGAGACCTGCTCCTTCGTTGCGGCGACCAGCTTCTGCTTCGCTTCCGGGATGACCATGTCATCCTTGCCGAAGGAGATACCGGCCTTACAGGCTTCCTTGAAGCCGAGTTCCATCATCTTGTCACAGAAGATGACCGTCGCCTTCTGACCACACAGGCGATAGACCTCGTCGATGATCTTGCCGATCATCTTCTTGGTCATCGTCGTGTTCACGAGATCCGGCTGGATGCCTTTCATGCGCGGCAGGATGTTGGCGATCATGTAACGACCCGGGGTCGTATCGATGATCCAGCGACGCGGATTACCTTCCTCGTCGACGCCTTCATACATCGCCTTGATCTTGGAGTGCAGCGTGACGAAGCCATAATCGAGCGCCTGCTCGATCTCAGCGAGCTCGGAGAACACCATGCCCTCGCCTGCCTGCTCGTCCTGGTCCAGCGACAGATAGTAGAGGCCGAGAACGATGTCCTGAGACGGAACGATGATCGGCTTGCCGTTGGCTGGCGAGAGGATGTTGTTCGTCGACATCATCAGCACGCGGGCTTCCAGCTGGGCCTCAAGGCTCAGCGGCACGTGCACAGCCATCTGGTCGCCGTCGAAGTCGGCGTTGAACGCGGCGCAGACCAGCGGGTGCAGCTGGATGGCCTTGCCTTCGATCAGCTTGGGCTCGAACGCCTGGATGCCGAGACGGTGCAGCGTCGGCGCACGGTTCAGCAGAACCGGGTGCTCGCGGATCACCTCGTCCAGGATATCCCAGACTTCCGGCTTTTCCTTCTCGACCAGTTTCTTGGCCGCCTTGACCGTGCCTGCGAGGCCTTTGGCATCGAGGCGGGCATAGATGAACGGCTTGAACAGCTCCAGCGCCATCTTCTTCGGCAGGCCGCACTCGTGCAGCTTGAGGCTCGGGCCAACCACGATGACCGAACGGCCGGAATAGTCGACGCGCTTGCCGAGCAGGTTCTGGCGGAAGCGACCCTGCTTGCCTTTCAGCATGTCAGAGATCGACTTCAGCGGACGTTTGTTGGTGCCCGTGATCGTCCGGCCGCGGCGGCCGTTGTCGAACAGGGCATCGACCGATTCCTGCAACATCCGTTTTTCGTTCCGGATGATGATATCCGGCGCGCGAAGTTCCATCAGGCGCTTCAGGCGGTTGTTCCGGTTGATCACGCGGCGGTAGAGGTCGTTGAGGTCAGACGTCGCGAAGCGGCCACCGTCCAGCGGCACCAGCGGGCGCAGGTCCGGCGGGATAACCGGGATCACGTTCAGGATCATCCATTCCGGCTTGGCGCGGGACTGGAGGAAGGACTCAACCACTTTCAGGCGCTTGGAGACCTTCTTGGTTTTCAGCTCGGAGGTCGACTCCTTGAGGTCCTCGCGCAGCGTCTCTGCCAGCGTCGGCAGATCGAGCGACATCAGAATCTCGCGGATGGCCTCAGCACCGATCATGGCGGTGAAGGCGTCCTCGCCCAGATTGTCCTGGGCATCCATGTACTCTTCTTCCGTCAGGAGCTGCTTCGGCTCCAGTTCGGTGAGGCCCGGCTCGATCACGATATAGCTCTCGAAGTAGAGCACGCGCTCGACGTCCTTCAGTGCCATGTCGAGCAGCGAAGAAATCCGGGACGGAAGGGATTTGAGGAACCAGATGTGGGCAACCGGCGCTGCCAGGTCGATGTGGCCCATGCGCTCGCGCCGAACGCGCGCCAGCGTCACTTCCACACCGCACTTCTCGCAGGTGATGCCGCGATACTTGATGCGTTTGTACTTGCCGCAAAGACACTCATAGTCTTTCTGAGGGCCGAAGATCCGCGAACAGAACAGACCGTCGCGCTCCGGCTTGAAAGTACGATAGTTGATGGTTTCGGGCTTCTTGATCTCGCCCGAGGACCACGACCGGATCTTTTCAGGGCTCGCAATCGAGATGCGAATAGCCTCGAAAGTCGGGGCCGGTGTATTGGGGTTGAAGATACTGGCGACGTCCTGGCGCATTCGGGTCTGCTCCTTGGGTGGGCTTTTTTCCGGGGGCTTGAGGGCCCCTGCCCTGGGTAAAATCTCGTTCGGCTCGGAAGGTCCCGCCAGGCCGGTGGCCCGGCGGGGTCTTCCAGTCAGGTCTTCACGCTACTCGGCGGGCACCGTCTCGCTGTCTGCGGCGGCCTCGTCTTCTCTGGTCCCGCCGCCCTCTTCGATGAGTTCGACGTTGAGGCCCAGCGACCGCATTTCCTTGACGAGCACGTTGAAGGATTCCGGGATACCGGCCTCGAACGTGTCATCGCCGCGGACGATGGCCTCGTAGACCTTCGCACGGCCGGCCGTGTCGTCAGACTTCACGGTCAGCATTTCCTGCAGCGTATAGGCGGCACCATAGGCTTCCAGAGCCCAGACTTCCATCTCACCGAAGCGCTGGCCACCGAACTGGGCCTTACCGCCCAGCGGCTGCTGCGTGACGAGCGAG
This is a stretch of genomic DNA from Hyphomonas adhaerens MHS-3. It encodes these proteins:
- the rpsL gene encoding 30S ribosomal protein S12 — translated: MPTIQQLIRSPRSPKRSRTKTPALKACPQRRGVCTRVYTTTPKKPNSALRKVAKVRLTSGFESLCYIPGEGHNLQEHSVVLIRGGRVKDLPGVRYHIVRGALDTQPVKNRKQRRSHYGAKKPK
- the rpoC gene encoding DNA-directed RNA polymerase subunit beta' — translated: MRQDVASIFNPNTPAPTFEAIRISIASPEKIRSWSSGEIKKPETINYRTFKPERDGLFCSRIFGPQKDYECLCGKYKRIKYRGITCEKCGVEVTLARVRRERMGHIDLAAPVAHIWFLKSLPSRISSLLDMALKDVERVLYFESYIVIEPGLTELEPKQLLTEEEYMDAQDNLGEDAFTAMIGAEAIREILMSLDLPTLAETLREDLKESTSELKTKKVSKRLKVVESFLQSRAKPEWMILNVIPVIPPDLRPLVPLDGGRFATSDLNDLYRRVINRNNRLKRLMELRAPDIIIRNEKRMLQESVDALFDNGRRGRTITGTNKRPLKSISDMLKGKQGRFRQNLLGKRVDYSGRSVIVVGPSLKLHECGLPKKMALELFKPFIYARLDAKGLAGTVKAAKKLVEKEKPEVWDILDEVIREHPVLLNRAPTLHRLGIQAFEPKLIEGKAIQLHPLVCAAFNADFDGDQMAVHVPLSLEAQLEARVLMMSTNNILSPANGKPIIVPSQDIVLGLYYLSLDQDEQAGEGMVFSELAEIEQALDYGFVTLHSKIKAMYEGVDEEGNPRRWIIDTTPGRYMIANILPRMKGIQPDLVNTTMTKKMIGKIIDEVYRLCGQKATVIFCDKMMELGFKEACKAGISFGKDDMVIPEAKQKLVAATKEQVSEYERQYADGLITRGEKYNKVVDAWSSCTDKVADAMMDSASKNQVAKGVRKAQVNSIFMMADSGARGSKNQMKQLAGMRGLMAKPSGEIIETPIISNFKEGLTVLEYFNSTHGARKGLADTALKTANSGYLTRRLVDVAQDCIINEDDCGTEKGIEVSAVMEGADVVVSISERILGRVTGEDVKGVDGNLVAVANTYIDEELADAIEKAGVDVIKVRSPLTCETKNGICAQCYGRDLARGTPVNRGEAVGVIAAQSIGEPGTQLTMRTFHIGGAAQVADQSSVEASFEGTVRFKDGEFVTRKDKTIVVVGRRMQVEIVDAEGRTRQSFRPAYGTRLMIKDAEKVTPGTLLADWDPFAQPIVSEVKGEVKLVDVIDGVSVREETDEATGISSRVIIDWRSATKSADIKPSVQIVGKDGNPVKLPNGSDAVYLLSVGAILSVVDGDMIEAGDTLARVTTGGAKTKDITGGLPRVAELFEARRPKDHAIIAEVDGKVLYGRDYKNKRRVSIVPMEEGGEQVDYLVPKGKHLAVQDGDFIKRGEYLMDGNPAPQDILSTLGVEALANYLIDEVQKVYRLQGVPINDKHIEVIVRQMLQKIEVTDPGDTGLITGEHVDLIEFDEANEAVRKSRKKDQQEAKGMPLLLGITKASLQTRSFISAASFQETTRVLTEAAIQGKVDTLEGLKENVIVGRLIPAGTGSGIRSYRRVAADRDQKLKAKRAAAVQKAAEEAATLTSLPAPDKAPVEE
- the rpsG gene encoding 30S ribosomal protein S7; its protein translation is MSRRHRAEKREVLPDPKFKDIIVTKFMNQIMRDGKKSVAERIVYGAFDLVESRAKKDPVEVFHNALESVAPAVEVRSRRVGGATYQVPVEVRTERRQALAIRWLAAAAAGRNENTMRERLAGELMDASQGRGNAVKKREDTHRMADANKAFSHYRW
- the fusA gene encoding elongation factor G — protein: MAREFQLDRYRNFGIMAHIDAGKTTTTERILYYTGKSHKIGEVHDGAATMDWMEQEQERGITITSAATTTFWFRTEDGETPTGIYGDTPDEAKFRFNIIDTPGHVDFTIEVERSLAVLDGAVCVLDANAGVEPQTETVWRQADRYKVPRIVFVNKMDKIGADFFNCVKMIKERTGATPAPIQLPIGSETELEGHVDLITMKEWVWAGEDLGASWEVREIRDSLKDLAEEWRSTLIETAVEMDDDAMEAYLEGNEPDEAKLRELIRKGTLSLSFVPVLAGSAFKNKGVQPMLNAVIDFLPGPLDVPPYMGFMPGDEEEVRNIERKADDSQPFSGLAFKIMNDPYMGTLTFTRIYSGTLSKGDSFMNSTKGKRERVGRMVMMHSNKQDEITEAYAGDIVALAGLKETTTGDTVCDPNKPVVLETMTFPDPVIEIAVEPKSKADQEKMSVGLQRLAAEDPSFRVETDHESGQTIMKGMGELHLDILIDRLKREFKVEANIGQPQVAYREKLGRAAEIDFTHKKQSGGTGQFARVKLQFEPLEAGSGFVFESTIVGGSVPKEYIPGVEKGLEMAKENGLLAGYPVTDFKAKLVDGAFHDVDSSVLAFEIASRGAFRELKSQGDPRLMEPIMNVEVVTPEDYMGDVIGDLNSRRGQIQGSEPRGNAVAIKAFVPLVNMFGYVSDLRGMSQGRAQFTMLFAHYDEVPRAEAQKIISEVSGS